A single genomic interval of uncultured Cohaesibacter sp. harbors:
- a CDS encoding DUF1365 domain-containing protein, which yields MTENETLTFAPDACLYEGIVSHVRSGAVEHRLAYRVTSMLLPLDKLDEINQRSRLFSVNRFNLISFHEADYIEPGFESLEAYLEHLVDASGEFTEEANRPTRFTALTFPRVLGRSFNPLTLFFCCDQENHLKAILYQVSNTFGERFHYIYALTNEERNLSQGQRLRHEGKKIFYVSPFLDIEGKYNFSIRLPHEKLSYQITLSGQQPSSLMASFTAQKKAFTTRNLTLTFVRLIQSGWKILAAIHLEALKLWRKGAPFHKRPPVPSEQVSSLHRSRLGKGLHQ from the coding sequence ATGACGGAAAACGAAACCCTCACCTTTGCCCCTGATGCCTGTCTTTATGAAGGCATTGTCAGCCATGTGCGAAGCGGCGCAGTGGAACATCGCCTTGCCTACAGGGTGACCTCAATGCTCCTGCCACTTGACAAGCTTGACGAGATAAACCAGCGCTCGCGCCTCTTTTCTGTCAACCGCTTTAACCTCATCAGCTTTCATGAGGCGGACTATATCGAGCCCGGCTTCGAGAGTTTGGAAGCTTATCTTGAGCATCTGGTGGACGCTTCTGGCGAATTCACAGAGGAAGCCAACCGCCCCACTCGCTTTACGGCGCTGACCTTTCCAAGAGTGCTGGGGCGCAGCTTCAATCCGCTAACACTCTTTTTCTGTTGCGATCAGGAGAACCACCTCAAGGCGATCCTCTATCAGGTCAGCAATACATTCGGAGAACGCTTTCACTATATCTATGCTCTCACCAATGAGGAGCGCAATTTGTCACAAGGCCAAAGGCTGCGCCATGAGGGGAAAAAGATATTCTACGTATCACCTTTTCTGGACATTGAAGGAAAGTACAATTTCTCAATTCGCCTACCGCACGAAAAACTGTCCTACCAAATTACGTTGAGCGGCCAGCAGCCCTCTTCTCTGATGGCCTCCTTTACCGCGCAAAAAAAGGCCTTCACCACTAGAAATCTAACATTAACTTTTGTTAGGCTGATCCAGAGCGGATGGAAAATCCTCGCAGCCATACATCTTGAGGCCTTGAAATTATGGCGCAAGGGCGCGCCTTTTCACAAACGACCGCCCGTGCCGTCCGAACAAGTTTCAAGCCTTCACCGCTCCAGACTTGGTAAAGGATTGCATCAATGA
- a CDS encoding cyclopropane-fatty-acyl-phospholipid synthase family protein: MSLQKNFTHAEFDRSGSMAGSVVPTMQGRLWHRFLSPIFSGLHYGHVEFVLPSGGKLLFGSGNEKEPIVQVQIHNNRTLWSIVSRGMLGVAESFISAHWSCDNLARLFDLCLRNRATYEKLYSHGKVARWIAHLKHLARANSIKGSRKNISFHYDLGNDFYQLWLDPTMTYSSAYKTDEHEALEQAQLRKLDRVLQLSNARPGDTILEIGCGWGAFAERAATIGCKVEGLTLSTEQLDYSINRAKAKGFDNLARFHLRDYRHETGQYDAIASIEMIEAVGEEHWPVYFKHLHDNLRPGGRAALQAITIDENGYEKYRSGADFIQTFIFPGGMLPTEVHLDDHAKKAGLIPVFRETFTQDYAKTLARWSKAFLAQWPQISKLGYDERFKRMWLFYLAYCEAGFANNTINVGHYCYERPA, translated from the coding sequence ATGAGTTTGCAGAAGAATTTCACGCATGCGGAATTTGATCGGTCTGGCTCCATGGCAGGGTCCGTGGTGCCTACGATGCAAGGGCGCCTCTGGCACCGCTTCCTCAGTCCCATTTTTTCAGGCCTGCACTATGGCCATGTCGAATTTGTCCTGCCTTCAGGCGGCAAGCTCCTATTCGGGTCCGGCAATGAGAAGGAGCCAATTGTACAGGTTCAGATTCACAACAATCGGACGCTCTGGAGCATTGTCAGTCGCGGCATGCTTGGGGTCGCAGAAAGCTTCATTTCGGCTCACTGGAGCTGCGACAATCTGGCAAGATTGTTTGATCTGTGCCTGAGGAACCGCGCCACTTATGAGAAACTCTATTCCCATGGCAAGGTCGCCCGCTGGATTGCCCATCTCAAGCACCTGGCCCGGGCCAACAGCATAAAGGGCAGCCGCAAGAATATTTCGTTCCACTATGATCTGGGAAACGACTTCTACCAATTGTGGCTTGATCCCACGATGACCTATTCCTCTGCCTACAAGACCGATGAGCATGAGGCGCTGGAACAGGCCCAGCTGCGCAAACTGGATCGGGTGCTGCAATTGAGCAATGCCCGCCCCGGAGACACCATTCTCGAAATTGGCTGTGGCTGGGGGGCATTTGCAGAACGGGCAGCCACAATCGGCTGCAAGGTGGAAGGCCTGACCCTCTCAACCGAGCAACTCGACTATTCGATCAACAGGGCCAAAGCCAAAGGCTTTGACAACCTTGCCCGCTTCCATTTGCGCGATTATCGCCACGAAACCGGACAATATGACGCCATCGCCTCCATCGAAATGATCGAGGCCGTCGGCGAAGAGCACTGGCCGGTCTATTTCAAGCATCTGCACGACAATCTGCGTCCGGGCGGAAGAGCCGCGCTGCAAGCGATCACCATCGACGAAAATGGTTATGAAAAATATCGCAGCGGCGCAGACTTTATCCAGACCTTCATCTTCCCCGGAGGCATGTTGCCCACGGAAGTTCATCTGGATGACCACGCCAAGAAGGCAGGCCTCATTCCGGTCTTCAGGGAAACATTCACGCAGGACTATGCCAAGACGCTGGCACGCTGGAGCAAGGCATTTCTGGCGCAGTGGCCGCAGATCTCCAAACTCGGCTATGACGAACGTTTCAAACGTATGTGGCTGTTCTATCTCGCCTATTGTGAAGCAGGGTTCGCCAATAACACCATCAATGTGGGCCATTATTGCTACGAACGACCTGCATAA
- a CDS encoding nuclear transport factor 2 family protein has protein sequence MSVPTEQRAEVARLYAQYFETLSPESAKDAQALISDGVHFIDPFNDVKGRENFQRVVDKMFEDVKDPCFQILDLAWSDAPDLCLMRWDFSCTAPVIGFWTVRGVSEIRFNDQNQICAHYDYWDASRHFYARLPLIGWMIRKIQKKACI, from the coding sequence ATGAGTGTTCCCACAGAACAAAGAGCAGAGGTGGCGCGCCTTTATGCGCAATATTTTGAGACCCTCAGCCCAGAATCCGCAAAAGATGCTCAGGCTCTGATCAGCGATGGTGTGCATTTCATCGATCCGTTCAACGATGTCAAAGGCAGGGAAAATTTCCAGCGGGTCGTCGACAAGATGTTCGAGGACGTGAAAGATCCCTGTTTTCAGATTCTGGATCTGGCATGGTCGGATGCTCCGGATCTTTGCCTCATGCGCTGGGATTTCTCATGCACGGCACCGGTGATCGGGTTCTGGACAGTGCGCGGAGTGAGCGAAATTCGGTTCAATGATCAAAACCAGATTTGTGCCCATTATGATTATTGGGATGCCAGCAGGCACTTCTATGCGCGCTTGCCGCTGATTGGCTGGATGATCCGCAAAATCCAGAAGAAGGCCTGCATCTAG
- a CDS encoding SDR family NAD(P)-dependent oxidoreductase encodes MSNQLETYKRVWIIGASSGIGAALAEMLAQLGKEVIVSARRAEKLEALAHRSSLITPLPLDVESPDAVAEAVSSFATTGTLPDLTIYCAAIYEPGGMAQLDPEKARQHMGVNYLGAVSVLSALFPKLKERGTGSIAIVSSLTSYCGLPMAALYGPTKAALASLCETIKPEFDQAGLQLQLINPGFVDTPLTEKNSFSMPFILSREEAAQRILKGLERSAFEIAFPTRMAVALGLLRRLPYGLYFRLMRRMLR; translated from the coding sequence ATGAGCAATCAGCTTGAAACATACAAACGGGTCTGGATCATAGGGGCCAGCTCTGGCATAGGCGCTGCTTTGGCAGAGATGCTGGCTCAGCTCGGCAAAGAGGTGATTGTCAGCGCGCGGCGCGCTGAAAAGCTCGAAGCGCTTGCCCATCGTTCCAGCCTGATTACGCCTCTGCCGCTTGACGTGGAGAGCCCGGATGCGGTAGCCGAAGCGGTATCAAGCTTCGCCACAACGGGCACTCTTCCCGACCTTACCATCTATTGTGCTGCGATTTACGAACCGGGCGGGATGGCCCAGCTTGATCCTGAAAAAGCAAGACAGCATATGGGCGTCAACTATCTGGGCGCTGTGTCTGTTCTGTCGGCTCTTTTTCCGAAATTGAAGGAGAGAGGCACAGGGTCGATCGCCATTGTATCGTCTCTCACCTCTTATTGTGGTTTGCCAATGGCTGCGCTTTATGGGCCGACGAAGGCGGCGCTCGCTAGCCTGTGCGAGACGATCAAGCCGGAGTTCGATCAGGCCGGCCTGCAGCTTCAGCTCATCAATCCCGGCTTTGTCGATACGCCTCTTACGGAGAAAAACAGTTTCTCCATGCCGTTTATCCTCTCGCGAGAAGAGGCCGCTCAGCGTATTCTCAAGGGGCTTGAGCGCTCTGCCTTTGAAATTGCCTTTCCAACACGCATGGCGGTAGCGCTAGGTCTGTTGCGCAGGCTGCCCTATGGTTTGTATTTCCGCTTGATGAGGAGGATGCTTCGATGA
- a CDS encoding CBS domain-containing protein has translation MAAPSSYQGPRAEHKGQQSVSQDAHIAFEQAYSQTTVGDILEEKDGALFSVTVSSSLASVIAELHTHKIGNLPVIDPNAGLVGVISERDIIRATGEFGEEALSRPVRDFMTANPQTCSQEDKVGDVMIRMTEGRFRHMPVVDNDVLEGVISIRDIVIHRVKEVEFEALRLKQLMVG, from the coding sequence ATGGCAGCCCCAAGTTCATACCAAGGCCCTCGCGCTGAACATAAAGGCCAGCAGAGCGTGTCGCAGGATGCTCATATTGCTTTCGAGCAGGCCTATTCCCAGACAACGGTAGGCGATATCCTCGAAGAAAAAGATGGTGCTTTATTTTCTGTGACTGTCAGCTCCAGTCTTGCTTCTGTAATCGCTGAACTCCACACACACAAGATCGGTAACTTGCCGGTGATTGACCCCAATGCGGGATTGGTCGGTGTGATTTCCGAGCGTGATATCATCCGCGCAACTGGCGAATTCGGAGAAGAGGCGTTGTCTCGTCCGGTTCGCGATTTCATGACCGCCAATCCGCAGACCTGCTCTCAGGAAGACAAGGTCGGCGATGTCATGATCCGCATGACCGAGGGGCGCTTCCGGCATATGCCTGTGGTGGATAATGATGTGCTTGAAGGCGTCATCTCCATTCGCGATATCGTCATTCATCGTGTCAAGGAAGTGGAGTTCGAGGCCCTGCGTCTTAAACAGCTCATGGTTGGCTGA
- a CDS encoding iron exporter MbfA: MVLSLFSNSKRAFSSLSEKEVLALAISSEEDDARIYRAYAEHLRADYPQTAKIYEDMAAVEDQHRCNLIEMYKGQFGDVIPLIRRDHVRGFYDRKPDWLMKTLSLEKIRNETIAMEDQSARFYRAAIDQVTDADTRKLLGDLALAEEGHEDIARDLQDEHTPDAVKDDEQSHEHKQFVLTWVQPGLAGLMDGSVSTLAPIFAAAFATQDTWQTFLIGLSAAVGAGISMGFTEAAHDDGKISGRGSPIKRGIASGVMTMVGGLGHALPYLIPFFWTATVIAVVIVFFELWAIAWIQNKYMETPFLRAAFQVVLGGALVLAAGILIGSG, translated from the coding sequence ATGGTTTTGAGTCTTTTTTCCAACAGCAAGCGAGCCTTCTCTTCGCTTTCCGAAAAGGAAGTGCTTGCTCTGGCTATATCCTCCGAGGAGGATGATGCACGCATTTACAGGGCCTATGCCGAGCATCTGCGTGCCGACTACCCGCAAACAGCGAAAATCTATGAAGATATGGCCGCTGTCGAAGATCAGCATCGCTGCAATCTGATCGAGATGTACAAGGGCCAGTTTGGCGATGTGATTCCGCTTATCCGGCGCGACCATGTTCGTGGCTTTTATGATCGTAAGCCCGACTGGTTGATGAAGACTCTTTCGCTGGAGAAAATCCGCAATGAAACCATCGCCATGGAAGATCAATCGGCGCGTTTCTATCGCGCTGCGATCGATCAGGTGACCGATGCCGATACCCGCAAGCTATTGGGCGATCTGGCTCTGGCTGAAGAGGGGCACGAGGATATTGCCCGTGACTTGCAAGATGAACATACGCCCGATGCCGTCAAGGATGATGAGCAGAGCCATGAGCATAAGCAATTTGTGCTGACATGGGTGCAGCCCGGTCTGGCGGGGCTCATGGATGGGTCCGTTTCCACGCTTGCGCCGATTTTTGCCGCCGCTTTTGCGACCCAGGACACCTGGCAGACCTTCCTGATTGGTCTTTCGGCTGCGGTTGGTGCCGGTATTTCCATGGGCTTTACGGAAGCCGCCCATGATGATGGCAAAATCTCCGGGCGTGGTTCGCCCATCAAGCGAGGGATCGCCTCTGGCGTTATGACAATGGTCGGTGGCCTTGGCCATGCGCTGCCTTATCTCATCCCCTTCTTCTGGACGGCGACCGTGATTGCCGTGGTGATCGTCTTCTTTGAACTCTGGGCCATTGCCTGGATTCAGAATAAATATATGGAAACGCCGTTTCTGCGGGCTGCTTTCCAGGTTGTGCTTGGCGGGGCACTGGTGCTGGCTGCCGGTATTCTGATCGGCAGCGGCTGA
- a CDS encoding LysR family transcriptional regulator: protein MNWDDVRIFLAVARAGQILQAARRLGLNHATVARRLSSLEEALHARLLKRHTTGCSLTPEGESFLLAAERMETEMLAARADIGAADTSVSGVVRIGAPDGFGVAFLAPRLAPLLEQYPDLTVQLVPVPRSFSLDRREADIVITVERPSQGRLVARKLVDYSLGFYASLDYVERFGRPRSLDDFKHHRLIGFVEDLIYSPSLNYKAEMMRGYQPQFECASALGQTEAVRAGLGIGILHGFMAREDPKLTEILPERRIQRAYWAVYHESTRQLRRIKAVSDFVYRLVEQERAIFR, encoded by the coding sequence ATGAATTGGGATGATGTGCGCATTTTTCTGGCGGTGGCGCGGGCAGGACAAATCTTGCAGGCCGCGCGGCGTCTGGGGCTCAATCATGCGACGGTTGCCCGGCGTCTTTCCTCGCTGGAGGAAGCCTTGCATGCCAGATTGCTCAAACGCCATACGACGGGCTGCAGTCTGACGCCTGAAGGGGAGAGCTTTCTGCTGGCTGCCGAGCGCATGGAAACGGAAATGCTGGCCGCAAGGGCCGACATCGGGGCGGCGGATACCTCTGTTTCGGGCGTTGTGCGCATCGGTGCGCCGGATGGCTTCGGGGTTGCCTTTCTCGCCCCACGTCTTGCTCCGCTGCTTGAGCAATATCCTGATCTGACGGTGCAACTGGTGCCAGTGCCGCGTTCCTTTTCGCTGGATCGGAGGGAAGCGGATATCGTGATTACGGTCGAGCGGCCTTCGCAGGGACGGTTGGTGGCGCGCAAGCTGGTGGACTACAGCCTGGGCTTTTACGCCTCTCTGGATTATGTGGAGCGGTTCGGCCGTCCGAGGAGCCTGGATGATTTTAAACACCATCGCCTGATCGGATTCGTGGAGGATCTCATCTATTCGCCCTCGCTGAATTACAAGGCCGAGATGATGCGCGGCTATCAGCCACAGTTTGAGTGCGCCAGCGCGCTGGGGCAGACAGAAGCCGTGAGGGCCGGATTGGGCATCGGCATCCTGCATGGCTTCATGGCGCGAGAAGACCCAAAGCTGACCGAGATCCTGCCGGAGCGCCGCATTCAGAGGGCCTATTGGGCGGTCTATCACGAAAGCACCCGGCAGTTGAGACGGATCAAGGCAGTTTCCGATTTTGTTTATAGGTTGGTCGAGCAAGAGCGCGCGATATTCCGATAA
- a CDS encoding CoA-acylating methylmalonate-semialdehyde dehydrogenase — MTREYGHYINGALIAGTSGRFSDIYNPATGEIQAKVALATIDELNAAVDAAAKAQPAWAATNPQRRARVMMKFGALINEHMDELAELVSMEHGKTLPDARGDVQRGLEVVEVCMGAPHLLKGEFTDNGGPGIDLYSMRQPLGVVAGIAPFNFPAMIPLWEMAPALVCGNAMILKPSERVPSTSFRLAELLKEAGLPDGVLQVVNGDKETVDAILDNDTIQAIGFVGSTPIAQYIYGRAASNGKRAQCFGGAKNHMIIMPDADLDKAADALIGAGFGAAGERCMAVSVAVPVGQKTADALTEKLVARIEKLKVGSYTQGEDIDYGPVITSAAKSRILGLIDSGVEQGATLVVDGRDFSLEGFENGFFVGPCLFDDVTADMTIYKEEIFGPVLCQVRAESYEDALKLVMDNAYGNGTAIYTADGDTARDFAHRVNVGMVGINFPIPVPLSYFTFGGWKKSSFGDLNQYGPDAFRFYTKTKTVTARWFSGIKEGGEFNFKAMD; from the coding sequence ATGACCCGCGAATATGGCCACTATATCAACGGCGCTCTCATCGCCGGCACATCGGGGCGGTTTTCCGACATTTACAATCCTGCGACAGGCGAAATCCAGGCCAAGGTTGCACTGGCAACAATCGACGAACTGAATGCTGCTGTGGATGCCGCAGCCAAGGCTCAGCCAGCATGGGCAGCAACCAACCCGCAGCGTCGCGCCCGTGTCATGATGAAATTCGGCGCCCTGATCAATGAGCATATGGACGAGCTGGCCGAGCTGGTAAGTATGGAACATGGCAAGACCCTGCCAGATGCCCGCGGTGATGTTCAGCGCGGCCTGGAAGTGGTCGAAGTCTGCATGGGCGCACCACATCTGCTCAAGGGCGAATTCACTGACAATGGTGGACCGGGTATCGACCTTTACTCCATGCGCCAGCCTCTGGGTGTGGTCGCAGGCATTGCACCCTTCAACTTCCCTGCCATGATCCCGCTTTGGGAAATGGCACCAGCGCTGGTCTGTGGCAACGCCATGATCCTGAAACCGTCCGAACGGGTACCCTCCACATCCTTCCGTCTTGCCGAACTGCTCAAGGAAGCCGGTTTGCCGGACGGTGTGCTGCAGGTCGTAAACGGCGACAAGGAAACCGTAGACGCCATTCTGGACAATGACACCATTCAGGCGATCGGCTTTGTCGGCTCCACCCCAATCGCGCAATATATCTATGGCCGCGCGGCCTCCAATGGCAAACGCGCCCAATGCTTCGGCGGGGCCAAGAACCACATGATCATCATGCCAGATGCGGATCTGGACAAGGCAGCCGATGCCCTGATCGGCGCGGGCTTTGGCGCCGCTGGCGAACGCTGCATGGCCGTGTCCGTTGCAGTCCCTGTCGGCCAGAAAACAGCCGATGCCCTCACGGAAAAACTTGTCGCCCGCATCGAAAAGCTCAAGGTTGGCTCTTATACCCAAGGCGAAGATATTGACTATGGCCCGGTCATCACTTCGGCCGCCAAGAGCCGCATTCTCGGTCTCATCGACAGCGGCGTAGAACAAGGCGCCACACTGGTCGTGGATGGGCGCGATTTCTCACTGGAAGGCTTTGAGAATGGTTTCTTCGTTGGCCCATGCCTGTTCGACGATGTCACAGCCGACATGACCATCTACAAGGAAGAAATCTTCGGCCCGGTTCTTTGTCAGGTGCGCGCAGAGAGCTATGAAGATGCATTGAAGTTGGTCATGGACAATGCCTACGGCAACGGCACGGCGATCTACACCGCAGATGGCGACACCGCGCGCGATTTTGCCCATCGCGTCAATGTCGGCATGGTCGGCATCAACTTCCCGATCCCGGTTCCCCTCAGCTATTTCACGTTCGGCGGCTGGAAAAAATCCTCCTTCGGCGACCTTAATCAATATGGTCCCGATGCCTTCCGCTTCTACACCAAGACCAAAACAGTCACCGCCCGCTGGTTTTCCGGTATCAAGGAAGGTGGCGAATTCAATTTCAAGGCCATGGACTGA
- a CDS encoding carbohydrate kinase family protein: protein MTPVSFTPDILVIGGAHIDRIARSTARLEPEQSNPGTLTRNVGGVAGNIARCLAKLSWNVALSTISGQDDDAELLKQQLLEASIDISLILTSVKHRSATYTAIEDSNGALIAAIADMGIYDTYPVEEVIGCLNIFPTPSKIVADTNLSPSVLQALAKNKGSHKLAVSAVSGPKANRAKDILSDIDLLFCNEAEAAILADEFAELDALPEILMDAGVKSGIITKGNAGLSAWRGEDSWTLPAPPVKIKSSNGAGDTLTACVLHALLLKVPFEKALSYGMAGASLSLMSEQAVPDMLNRPVLDACIADIPQS from the coding sequence ATGACCCCTGTTTCCTTCACTCCGGATATCCTTGTGATTGGCGGCGCCCATATCGACAGGATCGCACGTTCCACCGCTCGCCTTGAGCCGGAACAATCCAACCCCGGCACTCTCACCCGGAATGTCGGCGGTGTGGCAGGCAACATCGCCCGTTGTCTGGCCAAGCTCAGTTGGAATGTCGCCCTTTCGACTATTTCCGGCCAGGATGACGATGCTGAATTGCTCAAGCAGCAGCTGCTCGAAGCCAGTATCGACATCTCACTCATTCTAACCAGTGTGAAGCACAGAAGCGCGACCTATACGGCGATTGAAGACAGCAATGGGGCTCTCATAGCAGCCATTGCCGACATGGGGATCTATGACACCTATCCGGTCGAGGAAGTCATTGGCTGCCTTAACATCTTTCCCACGCCCTCAAAAATCGTGGCCGACACCAATCTTTCTCCGTCCGTGCTTCAGGCCCTCGCCAAGAACAAGGGCAGTCACAAGCTGGCAGTAAGTGCTGTTTCCGGCCCCAAGGCCAACCGCGCCAAGGATATTCTGTCCGATATTGACCTGCTCTTCTGCAACGAGGCTGAAGCCGCCATTTTGGCTGATGAATTTGCCGAGCTAGATGCGTTGCCAGAGATCCTCATGGATGCTGGCGTCAAGTCCGGTATCATCACCAAGGGCAATGCCGGGCTGAGTGCATGGCGCGGAGAGGACAGCTGGACCTTGCCTGCTCCTCCAGTCAAGATTAAATCCTCCAACGGCGCTGGCGACACCCTAACGGCCTGTGTGTTGCATGCCCTGTTGCTCAAGGTCCCCTTTGAAAAGGCCCTCAGCTATGGCATGGCAGGCGCAAGCCTCAGCCTGATGAGTGAGCAAGCCGTACCGGACATGCTGAACCGCCCCGTTCTGGATGCCTGCATCGCAGACATCCCGCAAAGTTAG
- a CDS encoding pseudouridine-5'-phosphate glycosidase, with protein MSIDSSSLPITYSDEVTAARAAGKPIVALESTIITHGMPYPENVSTALEVEDIIRKEGACPATIAILDGVINVGLTTEQVEELAQRDDIMKLSRADLAYALVAGKSGSTTVAATMICASLAGIATFATGGIGGVHRGAEESFDISADLQELAKTPVMVVSAGVKALLDIPKTLEVLETLGVPVVGVGTDEFPAFWSRESGFSCPLRLDDPKDIASLYTMRKALGLEGGMIVANPVPEADEIPRNEMETFILEAISEANRRSVSGKEVTPFVLSRIKDLTEGDSLVTNIALVKNNARLAARIAKAL; from the coding sequence ATGAGCATTGACTCCTCCTCCTTGCCCATCACCTATAGCGATGAAGTGACCGCAGCCCGCGCCGCAGGCAAGCCCATCGTGGCCCTTGAATCCACCATCATCACCCATGGCATGCCCTATCCCGAGAATGTGTCCACCGCACTGGAAGTGGAAGACATCATCCGCAAAGAAGGCGCTTGCCCGGCAACCATTGCCATCTTGGATGGCGTGATCAATGTTGGCCTCACAACCGAGCAGGTTGAAGAGTTGGCACAGCGCGACGATATTATGAAGCTTTCCCGCGCCGACCTAGCTTATGCGCTTGTGGCAGGCAAAAGCGGCTCGACCACCGTCGCAGCCACCATGATCTGCGCATCTCTGGCAGGCATTGCCACCTTTGCCACAGGCGGTATCGGCGGTGTCCATCGGGGCGCAGAAGAGAGCTTTGATATCTCTGCCGACCTTCAGGAACTGGCAAAAACCCCTGTCATGGTTGTCTCTGCTGGCGTCAAGGCGCTCCTAGACATTCCCAAGACGCTCGAAGTGCTTGAAACACTGGGCGTGCCGGTTGTTGGCGTTGGCACGGACGAATTTCCGGCCTTCTGGTCTCGCGAAAGCGGTTTTTCCTGCCCGCTGCGTCTGGATGACCCAAAGGACATCGCGTCCCTCTACACCATGCGCAAGGCCCTTGGCCTTGAAGGCGGCATGATTGTCGCCAATCCAGTGCCCGAAGCGGACGAAATCCCGCGCAACGAGATGGAAACCTTCATTCTTGAAGCCATCAGCGAAGCAAACCGGCGCAGCGTTTCAGGCAAGGAAGTCACCCCTTTCGTGCTCTCGCGCATCAAGGATCTGACCGAAGGCGACAGCCTTGTTACCAACATTGCGCTGGTCAAGAACAACGCCCGTCTGGCAGCCCGGATTGCCAAGGCCCTATAA